From Chryseobacterium tructae, one genomic window encodes:
- the gdhA gene encoding NADP-specific glutamate dehydrogenase, which yields MEQYNIDQKIQEFIAKIEAKNPNEPEFLQAVKEVAVTVIPFIATRKEYTGMKLLERMAEAERIIIFRVPWVDDKGEIQVNRGFRIQMNSAIGPYKGGIRFHPTVNLSVLKFLAFEQVFKNSLTTLPMGGGKGGSDFDPQGKSDMEVMRFCQAFMTELCKHIGPETDVPAGDIGVGAREIGYLFGQYKKIRNEFTGVLTGKGLAYGGSLIRPEATGYGVVYFAEQMLKTIGQNFQGKTVTVSGFGNVAWGVIKKATELGAKVVTLSGPDGYIYDKDGISGEKIDYLLELRASGNNRAEDYAKKYPSAEFHAGKRPWEVKCDVAFPSATQNELDLDDARKLVENGCLCVTEAANMPSTLDAINYFLDNKVLFSPGKASNAGGVATSGLEMTQNSIRLNWTSEEVDARLKEIMIGIHKACRDYGKDEDGYVNYVKGANIAGFVKVAEAMLAQGVV from the coding sequence ATGGAACAATATAATATTGACCAGAAAATCCAAGAGTTTATTGCAAAAATTGAAGCAAAAAATCCTAACGAACCGGAATTCTTACAGGCTGTAAAAGAAGTTGCCGTAACTGTAATTCCATTCATTGCTACGAGAAAAGAATATACCGGAATGAAGCTGCTTGAAAGAATGGCTGAAGCTGAAAGAATTATTATTTTCAGAGTTCCATGGGTTGACGATAAGGGAGAAATTCAAGTTAACAGAGGTTTCAGAATCCAAATGAACTCTGCTATTGGACCATACAAAGGAGGAATCCGTTTCCACCCTACTGTAAACTTATCAGTTCTTAAGTTCTTAGCTTTCGAACAAGTGTTTAAAAACTCTTTAACTACTCTACCAATGGGTGGTGGTAAAGGAGGTTCAGATTTCGATCCGCAAGGAAAATCTGATATGGAAGTAATGCGTTTCTGCCAGGCTTTCATGACAGAATTATGCAAGCACATCGGTCCTGAAACAGACGTACCTGCAGGAGATATTGGTGTAGGAGCTAGAGAAATTGGTTACTTATTCGGACAATACAAGAAAATCAGAAACGAGTTTACCGGAGTACTTACAGGAAAAGGTCTTGCTTATGGAGGTTCATTAATCCGTCCTGAAGCTACAGGATACGGAGTGGTATACTTCGCAGAGCAAATGCTTAAAACGATCGGACAAAATTTCCAAGGAAAAACAGTAACCGTATCAGGTTTCGGAAACGTAGCTTGGGGAGTTATCAAAAAAGCAACTGAGCTTGGAGCAAAAGTGGTAACACTTTCTGGCCCAGACGGATATATCTATGATAAAGATGGTATCAGCGGAGAAAAGATTGATTATTTATTAGAGCTTAGAGCTTCTGGAAACAACAGAGCTGAAGACTATGCTAAAAAATATCCATCTGCTGAATTCCACGCTGGAAAACGTCCTTGGGAAGTGAAGTGTGATGTAGCATTCCCGTCTGCAACTCAAAACGAACTAGATTTAGATGATGCTAGAAAATTAGTTGAAAACGGATGTCTTTGTGTAACTGAAGCAGCTAACATGCCTTCTACACTAGATGCAATCAACTATTTCTTAGACAATAAAGTATTATTCTCTCCTGGTAAAGCTTCCAATGCTGGAGGTGTTGCTACATCAGGATTAGAAATGACTCAGAACTCTATCCGTCTTAACTGGACTTCTGAAGAAGTTGATGCAAGATTAAAGGAAATCATGATCGGTATCCACAAAGCTTGTAGAGACTACGGAAAAGACGAAGACGGTTATGTAAACTACGTAAAAGGTGCCAATATTGCCGGCTTTGTAAAAGTAGCAGAAGCAATGTTAGCTCAAGGAGTTGTGTAA
- a CDS encoding iron chaperone, with amino-acid sequence MNSSKNIDEYILLFPVEAQEKLIELRVFITSQVPHLEEYIGYQMPAFRYKGKPLIYFAGYKKHIGFYPGAEGIKNFEKDFEKRNYKFSKGAVQFPLDEENPLDLVDKILAFKMKEIEQKKS; translated from the coding sequence ATGAACTCCTCCAAAAATATTGATGAATATATTCTCCTGTTTCCTGTAGAGGCTCAGGAAAAACTTATTGAGCTAAGAGTATTCATTACCTCTCAAGTTCCCCATCTTGAAGAATATATTGGCTACCAGATGCCCGCTTTCAGGTATAAAGGAAAACCTCTTATCTATTTTGCCGGATACAAAAAGCATATTGGATTTTACCCGGGAGCCGAGGGTATTAAAAATTTTGAAAAAGATTTTGAAAAAAGAAATTATAAGTTCTCTAAAGGCGCCGTACAGTTTCCGCTCGATGAAGAGAATCCTTTAGATCTTGTCGATAAAATTTTAGCGTTCAAAATGAAAGAAATTGAACAAAAAAAATCCTGA
- a CDS encoding YkgJ family cysteine cluster protein has protein sequence MNLDFYKKQALQKQKEHKKFLDGLKKKPPKNLDYVVQETHDEVFEKIDCLQCANCCKTTGPLYTEKDIERISKHLRMKSADFEAKFLRVDEDNDKVLQNLPCFFLNDDNTCSIYEVRPKACREYPHTDRKKIYQINNLMLKNTIICPAAFEFVEKMMKNIGK, from the coding sequence ATGAATTTAGATTTTTATAAAAAACAGGCTTTACAAAAGCAGAAAGAACATAAGAAGTTTTTGGACGGATTGAAGAAAAAGCCGCCCAAAAACCTAGATTATGTAGTACAGGAAACCCACGATGAAGTTTTTGAAAAAATAGACTGTTTACAATGTGCCAATTGCTGTAAAACCACCGGGCCACTGTATACGGAAAAAGATATTGAGCGTATTTCCAAACATCTTCGCATGAAGTCTGCTGATTTTGAAGCTAAATTTCTAAGAGTAGATGAAGACAATGATAAAGTATTGCAAAATCTTCCCTGTTTTTTCCTTAATGATGATAATACTTGTTCTATCTACGAAGTAAGACCGAAAGCTTGTAGAGAATATCCACATACAGACCGTAAAAAAATCTATCAAATCAATAACTTGATGCTGAAGAACACGATTATTTGTCCGGCCGCTTTTGAGTTTGTTGAAAAAATGATGAAGAATATAGGGAAGTAA